Below is a genomic region from Gadus macrocephalus chromosome 14, ASM3116895v1.
TCTACTCTGGGATATAGGGCTCTACTCAAGGCTGTACTCTGGGATATAGTGCTCTACTCTAGGCTCTACTCTGTGATATAGGGCTCTAGGCCTACTCTGGGCTCTACTCTGGGCTCTAGGGCTCTACTCATGGCTCTACTCTGGGCTCTATGGCTCTACTCTGGGCTCTACCCTGGGGTCTAGGGCTCTACTCAAGGCTCTACTCTGGGATATAGGGCTCTACTCTGGGCAATAGGGCTCTACTCTGGGATATAGGGCTCTACTCTGGGATATAGGGCTCTACTCAAGGCTCTACTCTGGGATATAGTGCTCTACTCTGGGCTGTACTCTGTGATACAGGGCTCTAGGCCTACTCTGGGTTCTACCCTGGGCTCTAGGTATCTACTCTGGGCTCTAGGGCTCTACAATGGGCTCTACTCTGGGCTCTAGTTATCTACTCTGGGCTCTACTCTGGTCTCTACTGTGGCCTCGTCTCTGGACTCTAGGGCTCTACTCTAGGGCTCTACTCTAGGGCTCTACTCTAGGGCTCTACTCTAGGGCTCTACTCTAGGGCTCTACTCTAGGGCTGTACTCTGTGGCTGTACTCTGGGCTCTACTCTGGGCTCTACTCTGGGCTCTACTCTTGGTAGAGTGAGGTTTCTTTCCCTGTTGGGTAATGCGTCCTCCCGTCCAGTGAATCAGACCTGGAGGTCAGACAGCCTCCCCAGTCACATGGGACGGCCGCAGCCTAAAACAGGCCAATAGGGTGTCTTCCCTCCTCCGGAACAGTTGATCAATCCACTGTTTCTGTATTTCCTGTTTGACATTATTACCCCGTTTGAAAGGAGACATTCCAAACGGTGTAATTGTACCTTAAGTACGCGCGGCAGCGTTAGATGAAAGGCAGCAGCCTTTCTGCAAGGCAGGAAACGTGTGATGGCCTTTTGTCCTGTGAACATTGTTTACTTTTGTTTTTGATATGCTATGACAATATTCACCGTTGCTATCTGCATTATCACTGTGACTTTTAGGAGCCAGTCAAATAACACATTTTCCTTGATAACAGCCGTTGACATTATGTGACAACACACAGTTACAATAAATGTGTCAAAGTTAACATTTGGGTTTGGAGCTGTTAGTCTCCTCCTGTTTACAGTCTTGATTTATACTTCTCTCTTTGTTTAGGGGCTGCACATGATGGTTTTATTTAgttcgtgcacacacacacacacacacacacacagacactcatgtACACACAATCACGTACACAttcacgtgcacgcacacacgcacacagtgctCACGTACACACCACTTAACTATTGACATACGACAATGTCTTCAATCTCTTAATTTGCACTAAGATATGTTTTCTGTGTGGTGCTCAGCTGCAAATTACACGTTCCTAAACTTTGAAACCGCTCACCTATACTCCACTATGTCAACTATAAACATCCATTTACTGAGGCCATATCGCAAGTTATCCACGGGTCTGTAGACCGTACCTAGTCCACCGTATCTGAAGAAGAACGTGTGGCTGAAGTTAGTCATCGTGTGAAGCTCACCGTATTTATACTCGTGTATCTTCCCTCACTCTGAATTTGCTCAAAATAAGTTCAGCTGCTGATATAGTGTCGATAGATAAAAGAATAATGAATACTAACAATTAGCTTTCTGTGACTTCATTCAAGTGGAATGCTTCGTGACGGGttgttcatcatcatcatcagcgtcTCTTAGGGATCGCTTGACTCACTTTGGGTCCATCTTTCTTCACAGAGTTGGGACAGGATTCTGGGAGAAGGATCTCTTGTCCTTCTGTCTTTCTGATGGAGTCCTACAGACGGACTGGCCTTCAACAAGGTGGACTCCCGCACGCGTACACCCAGCCCGGCCGCGCCCCCAGGACCGCCGCGGGCTCCTACGGCCTGAGCATCAGAGTGCAGGGCATCGACGGGCACCCCTACGTCGTCCTGAACAACCAGGACCGCGGCGTATCCAACGGCAACGGGGAGACAGAGGAGTCCTTCATCGATAACTACCATGAGTACGACTTCAGAGGCGGGAaggagggcggggccggcgggCCCTTCAAGGAGTTCCGCTCCCGGAGCCAGACGCCTCACAGCGACCCTCAGCCGGCGGCCGCAGACCCCCCAGGGAGGAAGCCCCCCAGCCTGCTGAACTTCCAGAAACATCCGGAGATCCTGCAGCCGTACGACCCCGAGTACAACTCCCTGGGGCTGGACGGGCCCCAGGGTCGGCCCGCGCGGCCTCACTCCCTGTCGGGCCCCGGGGGCCGGCGTGAGGGCCCCCCCACCAAGCCTCCCTCCCCGGTCGGCCCCCACGCCCCGTCGACCAGCCCGGCCCCGGACGCCGTTCCTGCACCTCAGAACCCCGCCGCCCCGTCCAACCCGGGGGGGCCCCCGCCTGCAGcccggcccccgggggccccgtcCCACTCCAGGGCCAAACCCCTGGGTTCCTCTCAGTCCAGGTCTTCCTCTACCCCCCGGGTCCCGAGCCCGCCCAgccaccccgccccccaggcCCCCGTCCAGGGCCCTGGGGGGCCGGACCCCAGCCGGCCCCCCAGGGCCCTCAGCAGCGCCGAGTCCACCCTGGAGCGGGGGCGCCCGCGGCCCGACGTCCTCCCTCTCCGCCGGACGGACTCCAGCGGGCCCGTCCTGGAGGCCTCCTCGCGCTcccgcacctcctcctcctcctcctcctccaccgcgccgggcccccgggggcccccgcCCGACGACCCGATGGAGGCGCTGTACTCGGACACCATCAACCGCCACCAGAACCGCCGCTACATCcccttcctgcccggctcgggCCGGGACATCGACCGCGGCTCCATCCCGGGCGTGGACGAGCTCATCGAGAAGTTCGACGGGAAGGACGGCGGCCCGCCGCGGAGGGGCCGGGCCGGGCGCCGGAACCGCCTCAACCCGGAGGACAGGAAGCGCTCGCGCAGCGTGGACAGCGCCATGCCCTTCGCCCCGCAGGACGGCTCGGAGTACCTGGAGCGCTTCGGCCAGCAGCGGGGCAGCTCCATGGAGCACGTCCTCAGGCCCTCGCAGCTGAGGAGGAGCGCGGGCAGCCAGGACTCCTGGGTCTCCGTGGTGGACGGGAAGCCCGGCTCCAGGCCGCCGTCGTACGGCCAcagcacccccacctccccgcgGAACAGCGTCTCCAAGGGGTCCGGCTCCATCCAGGGGTACACCAGGCCGCCCGGCCGGTCCTCCAGTGCTCTGTCGCTGAAAAGTGATGAGCATGGAGACGGGTCCTCTTCCCTTGGGAAGGGTTCGCCCAACGGGACGGTGGCTCCTTCGAAGGCTTCGTCCAGCGCAGGCGCGCAGCCGGCCGCGGGGGCAGCAGTTCAGGTACATCCCAGAGCTTTCGTCTTGTTTCACACATTGTTTAGATCCTTTTTTTAAGGCTTGTTTGACAATGCATTCCTGCATTGTCCCACATTCCGTTTAATGGCGTTATAATTAAGCCCTTACCCCCTTAAGAACATGAACAGTCTCCCGTGGATCAGTGCCCGTGTCACACCTCCTCTTCTCATTCCCTGTTCCCCAGGTGACTCCTGATCTCCTGAAAGGCCAGCAGGAGATTTCACAACAAACCCACGAAGAAACAGCCAAGCAGATTCTGTATAATTACCTGAAGGATGGGTACGTTTGTTCTCTCAGTTCAGGGTCATGTTCTGGCACTTGGTCAACGTGAATGTGCtgtctgtgtggtggtggttggatgATGTAGACAGACTAGGCCTGTATCACGATGGATTCAGGGGCCTACACACAGCTGGCGATCAGGGTGttctgacccctaaccctaaccttgtcTAGTAATATGATAGCGGAGTTACGTTCCTACCACTCATCTACCCCAAGGTATGATGGGGAAAAATATCACGTTTATTATCTCAATAAGTTAATAATAATCATTGAATAAATTAAAGAAACACATATTAATTAGGTGCAGTTATTGCATTTCACCAGCCTCCATATTTCAATCAAACATCCATTTAACTTTAAGAAAACCCATCAGtcattaataattgtttaatgaCTATTGTATTCCATTTAACCTGAACATACcggtttaagaaaaaaaaatgttattttgACAAGCGAAACTTCCCAGCCTTTGGTTTTTCTTATCACAGCTCGAAATGTTTTGGATAAAGTGAAGGTATGCGCTCCTTCCCTCCCACGATGGGTGTGAACCACCAGCTGTCTTGAATTTGTTCCCCAGTCGGGTGGATCTACTCCTCCCTTCATGTCCACAGACTTCTGTTTCATGCAACACGCTCACGGCCTGACAGAGAAGAGGGGGTTGGATTAAACTAAACTAGTCAAGCATCGGTAATTCACCAAGGAAACACTTTCTCCTAGATTAAGGCCGGACTACGTTCAACAGAATGACCAAAGAAAGACGTCCATCGACCGGTAGAGCGTACCATCTACCAATGATTGATGCTTTATGCTTTCCACTGATAATGTTGACATCAAATCAATAGCTCGAGCAACAGACGGGACGCGGCTCGATGTGAGCGACTGTGCAGCAGAAAAAGGCTCTCGGTGTGTTTcaccagaggtcaggggtcacaggaACAGGGCAAGGAAACGCAGCTGGACGAGCAGGGAGACAAACAAAGGAGAGTCGCGGGTTAGGCTGACTGATTCAACAATGGAATTCAAGAAACAACACTCTAATTCCTCCTTCATCTTTCTGTGGTCAGGGGATTCCCCTTCGATGAAGCATAAATCTGACATCTGCTATTCATATCTGTTGACAAATGTGTCAATTTTCTGTGTGTTGGAGCTTGGTGGAATCTGAGCTACGGAGAAGTTGAATCTCTGCCCACTTCCCCCTGTACCTCCGTAGTCAGCCGCTGGCGTAATGAGGCCCAGAATGTAGCAATGTGACACATCAAAGCCCTGTTATCCGTCCGGTCGCTCCCGCTCCGACCAATGGCGTCCCCTGTTCCCAAGCACCGGGGTAACCCTCGCGGACCGACTGCACACTCAAAGGGATTTACAACGCCTcattaggggtgtgtgtgtgtgtgtgtgtgtgtgtgtgtgtgtgtgtgtgtgtgtgtgtgtgtgtgtgtgtgtgtgtgtgtgtgtgtgtgtgtgtgtgtgtgtgtgtgtgtgtgtgtgtgtgtgtgtgcgcgcagatGTAGTGACACTGATGACACCACCAAGAGGAAGGTGAACCTGGTGTTCGAGAAGATCCAGACGTTGAAGTCTCGTGCGTCCGGAGGCGTCCAGGTGGACAACCACCAGGTGAGAGGATCGGTAGAGCGGTTTATCGTGTTGTAAGACTCTCCAGAAACTGTCAAATCTCTGAGCCAACTCTTTATAGGCTTCGGATTTTAAGTAGACAAAAAAACCTAAATGGCAGTGTTGTAGTCTCTATTCAGCAATGGGTATGATTTAGAAGATTTCCGAGGCATTTTGATCTATAGTATGTGTACAGGAGGTCATGTAATCGTCTGTTTTTCCAGCCGTCCGTCGACATGGCCGCTCAGACACGGTCTCTGCAGGAGCAGAAGGAAAGGCTGGAGAAGGAAATGTTGGACGCGAAACAGAAACTTGCAGAACAGTCCAAGGTAATGCTGTAatattgttttagttttttcatGGGTTTGTGGTTTCCAGTAACCGTTTTGTTCATTACGGATCATGGGAAGCTACACAGAATACAAACGCTATGAGTAATAATTCTTAGAACAATGAGGACAACCTGGTTCTGTTGGCCTGCGTGTCGAGcctgtctccatctgtctcctcATCAGAAGAGTCGCCTGGACTCTGAGAAGATGGGGTCGGGTCTGaaggagctgcagcagagccaCGAAGAGCGTTCTCGTCTGAACACCAAGCTGACGAAGACGGAAGCCGATCTCCAGACCACGCTAGAGGAGTGAGTGGCCCGGCTGGGAGCTCAGCGTGCAGCAGACGTACCGTCGTTGTTTCAGTGTGACCCTCCTCACAGCTTGGTGTCCGCTCTTCCTGGGGCCTGTATTGTCTTTGGTCCTTTCCTCACCTTTAATTATGGGCTGTCACCAATAGCACATTACTAATTGATTGTGTTTTTTCACAATCAACGTAATCAATTAACTTGTTGGAAACCGGTAAGGATGAGCATTTAGTGTTCATCCTAGACGATGTAATATGCTGGCAAAGAACTACcttgaagatgatgatgatgatgatgattaggGAGACCTGTTTGTGGTCCCTGCAGAAACGCACTCGGATTGATTGTCTTAAATTCTGTGTCTGTAATGTTTCCTTGTCTGTACGCCCCAGTCTCCTGGCCTACAGGTAGTGTTAAGACATACATGGTCCAACATCAGCAATGAGACGCTCTATCCTTTTTTAAAATGGTAGTTAAGTTATGAGCACTGGAGTGGTGTGTATGAAATACGTTGAGTCTGGCGCTTCTTTCCGGACATCCCTCACTGTGGGCGCGTGTGGATGTGACAGGCTGTTCCAGGtgaagatggagagggagaagtaCCAGAGCGAGATACGAGACCTGCAGGATCAGCTGTCAGAGATGCACGATGAGCTGGACTCCGCCAAGAAGTCTGCTGCAGCTGACGAGGAGAAAGACGCACTGATGACGGTAACTCAGCAACGGAACCATGCAAGacttcacacataaacacttcAAGCTTTAACAGGAGCCTGAGTCTGCTCATAGGCCCTGTTTAGTCATGTGGAGTGTACAGCTATTTATCTCGATTGCATCTAGATTCAAATGAAGCACAATGCCCTCACTGCACGTTCATACGTAGTTCAGGAAGATCCTGGCTTGATATGCACCCTCACGTACAGGTCAGACCAGTACTGCAGTACCAGTTCACATGGCTTTGGTTAATCATGCAAATCATGTTTGATATTAGAATTCAAACAACCGTCTCTCATAAGGCCAAATGCAAAGCACACCGACGTTTGTGAGAACCTTGTTTCCTTGGTTGACGAGTTGTTTGTGACTTGACTACGCTTCAGTGGGACATTCCTTCTCGACAAGAACCTCAGGGCATGAGGTTCAAGTTCCTCTGGACTGCCTGTGGTGTACTTCTCCTCCGGAGATGGTTTGAAGGGTTATCTGTCTCTCATTCAACCGCTCCCACCGGTTTAGACAGAGAGTTCATCTCTCACACACGTTTTGAGGTCAGATCGTACAGAGCGTGTTCAATCAGGGCCACGGTGTGCTAGGTAGATAGCATGTTTCCTACCGGCTGCTCATTTAGCCAAAGCAACAGCCGGATCGGATTGTACGTTTCTTCTAGAAACTGAACGAGTTATTAGTGAAACAACTTGAATACAGATCATTCAAATAAACATGTCGTGGAAATGAACAACATTGCCAGTAGGTTTCTACTGTCCTCAGTAGAAACCGACTGAAGacttctctctgcctcgctgTGCTCACGCTCTCCCTGTCGCGGTTCTGCCCCTCCAGGACCTGATGGTGCTGAGAGCAGAGCTGCAGGAGCTCCTCCTGGCtcgagaggagctggaggagatgctgaggaggagggagagggagctgaCGGCGCTGAAGGGGGctctgaaggaggaggtggcctCCCACGACCAGGAGGTGGACAAGCTGAGGGAGCAGAACCAGAAGGAGATCGGCCGGCTGCAGACCAGCCTGGAGGAGGTCCAGCAGGTAGGGCTCGGCCTGCTCCTTCtgcgttctccccccccctccacaccctgCCGCGGCGGCGGGGAGATAAGGCTGGGCGGCCGGTTTGTTTCCGTTCAGAGCTCCGCCATACGGTGGGCTTTGAAGAGACCGTGAAGACCCGAGAACGGCACTGTAGCTTTATTTCTGTAAGGCTTTTATTCCCAGAGTTAACGTTTTTTAAGTTTAAGTAGCCTTCATTTTAAGGTAAAGGATTGAAGGGAAGTAGGAAGTTATTCTAAATCTCCACCTTTCTGGTCTTTTATATTTTTAAGTTGTGTTTGCAAACGACTCAGATCGGTGTTTCCGCGGATGTTGGAGAGCTAAGTGCAGACGGTAGTGGAGAGAGTAGACAGTGACATGTAGCTCAGCGCTCCCACTGGGAGTTCCCTTTGTCCCCTGGCTTCCTACTGGGCTGGTGGGGGTCCACGGAGCAAAACATCTACAGAAGGAACCTGTGAGGTCATTTCCTCCCCCAGAACACGGCCTGGTCCTCCAGTGGGTGTACAAGAGTCTGTGAGGTCATTTCCTCTTCCATGTccccctgtggggggggggttcttgagGCATTGTAATCAGGTTACAGGATGACCTCATTGTTTTTGCTCATTTGGTGGAAAACATGGCGACCAATCTTTGGTTTTAGTTAGGGATGTTGTTCTATGACCTGTTATTGTCTGTTTCAGTATCATCTCTGGTGTTATGTTTGAAATGTCCCACATTGGTTGTGGAGAGATGAGACGTTGGGCGACAACAAACAACAGTGCAAAACAATGTTTGTCTTTATGTAAATCCAGATGTCATTTTGTCAAACTTTGACGACTCAAAGTCAATAAACGAGAATAAGCAAACAATGCCCTCATTTTACAAGCTCATGAATCGTTTCAAACTATGAGCTGAGATTAAGACGAGAGAGCAATGTGTTGGGCGGGAAGCGGTTTATTGGAGTGGTACCTGCCTCCTCTGCTGCTCAATCAAGGTTGACTAGAGATAGGCGCTCGTTAAGAATACCTGGGAAGCGTTGTGACTTAACGAGCTCACAGGTTAGCGTGGTCAACagtgtgaagggggggggtggacacgTGTCTCTGGGACACCGCTCTGCTCTGCCTGCCTCTTTTCTTACGATGCCCTTCGTTCAAACAGACGTTTTTTAATCTTTCATTAAAAGTGCtcttttttttatagatatttattttgtgtcaaTCTGCGGAATGATTTGTTTTCTAGTCGTTTAGAAGTTTTAGACTTTTATCAAAAGTGACCTCCAAGTTAGTTAATCAAAGTATTAAAATAGTTTGATTGTTTCTAGTTGAGTGCTTGCTAGTTTACATTCTAGTTTCAGAAGGACAACACGTCAGAGAGCAGATTAGCTTTAGGAATCCAGAATACAACGAGAGTCATTTCATGTTTAAattcctatttgtattgttttagTAGTGGCAGTGCGATCGAAGTGATGAGGGAGATGACTTAGACCAATGAATGAAGACTAAACT
It encodes:
- the cgnl1 gene encoding cingulin-like protein 1 isoform X1 gives rise to the protein MESYRRTGLQQGGLPHAYTQPGRAPRTAAGSYGLSIRVQGIDGHPYVVLNNQDRGVSNGNGETEESFIDNYHEYDFRGGKEGGAGGPFKEFRSRSQTPHSDPQPAAADPPGRKPPSLLNFQKHPEILQPYDPEYNSLGLDGPQGRPARPHSLSGPGGRREGPPTKPPSPVGPHAPSTSPAPDAVPAPQNPAAPSNPGGPPPAARPPGAPSHSRAKPLGSSQSRSSSTPRVPSPPSHPAPQAPVQGPGGPDPSRPPRALSSAESTLERGRPRPDVLPLRRTDSSGPVLEASSRSRTSSSSSSSTAPGPRGPPPDDPMEALYSDTINRHQNRRYIPFLPGSGRDIDRGSIPGVDELIEKFDGKDGGPPRRGRAGRRNRLNPEDRKRSRSVDSAMPFAPQDGSEYLERFGQQRGSSMEHVLRPSQLRRSAGSQDSWVSVVDGKPGSRPPSYGHSTPTSPRNSVSKGSGSIQGYTRPPGRSSSALSLKSDEHGDGSSSLGKGSPNGTVAPSKASSSAGAQPAAGAAVQVTPDLLKGQQEISQQTHEETAKQILYNYLKDGCSDTDDTTKRKVNLVFEKIQTLKSRASGGVQVDNHQPSVDMAAQTRSLQEQKERLEKEMLDAKQKLAEQSKKSRLDSEKMGSGLKELQQSHEERSRLNTKLTKTEADLQTTLEELFQVKMEREKYQSEIRDLQDQLSEMHDELDSAKKSAAADEEKDALMTDLMVLRAELQELLLAREELEEMLRRRERELTALKGALKEEVASHDQEVDKLREQNQKEIGRLQTSLEEVQQGHAAAVREKAQLEAARGAAEDKAGGLSLDAERSHARALELETQVGRLTRVVEEARQQETRLGDRVVRLERDKKHLEESVAEVKEQEEEMSRANRALSTRFDDVQRTLSKLSLEHRELEERLAEERLQKEQFKTTKNQIEDERRLLDRTVEKLQKEMNEIVDASQSSTQELQEQIDVYKEKNRRELAELQRQLRERALELDRSQGAARGLQEELTRRVEELQQCQGERDEALLLQSALQRSVEDLQSASQTSAHTKDERARHLKLMEERIVQLEQDLDEERQSGDQLMDRIDRGRDQVEQMRGELLQERSSRQDLECDKMALERQNKDLRGRVSHLEGSQRTSQEGVVSQLEGRVGELEERLEAEERERANLQQTNRRLERKLKEMVMSVDEEHHGLQDQRDQLNLRLKALKRQMDGAEEEMDRLEHGKKKLQRELDEQQEANEQLQSQLKTLRSEMRRKTTSAPLLTAMDDDDDDDDDVSTDGETYFSSSSVYKRSSSQDNIMSTFAL
- the cgnl1 gene encoding cingulin-like protein 1 isoform X2, with amino-acid sequence MESYRRTGLQQGGLPHAYTQPGRAPRTAAGSYGLSIRVQGIDGHPYVVLNNQDRGVSNGNGETEESFIDNYHEYDFRGGKEGGAGGPFKEFRSRSQTPHSDPQPAAADPPGRKPPSLLNFQKHPEILQPYDPEYNSLGLDGPQGRPARPHSLSGPGGRREGPPTKPPSPVGPHAPSTSPAPDAVPAPQNPAAPSNPGGPPPAARPPGAPSHSRAKPLGSSQSRSSSTPRVPSPPSHPAPQAPVQGPGGPDPSRPPRALSSAESTLERGRPRPDVLPLRRTDSSGPVLEASSRSRTSSSSSSSTAPGPRGPPPDDPMEALYSDTINRHQNRRYIPFLPGSGRDIDRGSIPGVDELIEKFDGKDGGPPRRGRAGRRNRLNPEDRKRSRSVDSAMPFAPQDGSEYLERFGQQRGSSMEHVLRPSQLRRSAGSQDSWVSVVDGKPGSRPPSYGHSTPTSPRNSVSKGSGSIQGYTRPPGRSSSALSLKSDEHGDGSSSLGKGSPNGTVAPSKASSSAGAQPAAGAAVQVTPDLLKGQQEISQQTHEETAKQILYNYLKDGCSDTDDTTKRKVNLVFEKIQTLKSRASGGVQVDNHQPSVDMAAQTRSLQEQKERLEKEMLDAKQKLAEQSKSRLDSEKMGSGLKELQQSHEERSRLNTKLTKTEADLQTTLEELFQVKMEREKYQSEIRDLQDQLSEMHDELDSAKKSAAADEEKDALMTDLMVLRAELQELLLAREELEEMLRRRERELTALKGALKEEVASHDQEVDKLREQNQKEIGRLQTSLEEVQQGHAAAVREKAQLEAARGAAEDKAGGLSLDAERSHARALELETQVGRLTRVVEEARQQETRLGDRVVRLERDKKHLEESVAEVKEQEEEMSRANRALSTRFDDVQRTLSKLSLEHRELEERLAEERLQKEQFKTTKNQIEDERRLLDRTVEKLQKEMNEIVDASQSSTQELQEQIDVYKEKNRRELAELQRQLRERALELDRSQGAARGLQEELTRRVEELQQCQGERDEALLLQSALQRSVEDLQSASQTSAHTKDERARHLKLMEERIVQLEQDLDEERQSGDQLMDRIDRGRDQVEQMRGELLQERSSRQDLECDKMALERQNKDLRGRVSHLEGSQRTSQEGVVSQLEGRVGELEERLEAEERERANLQQTNRRLERKLKEMVMSVDEEHHGLQDQRDQLNLRLKALKRQMDGAEEEMDRLEHGKKKLQRELDEQQEANEQLQSQLKTLRSEMRRKTTSAPLLTAMDDDDDDDDDVSTDGETYFSSSSVYKRSSSQDNIMSTFAL